The sequence AATGCAGCATATGCCCGAAACGTCCGAAGCCAACAATCTACGTCACATTATGCAAACGATTATGTTCACACTTTTTAAAGTAAGTGTGGCGATCAATGCTCTTGCTCTTGCTGTTATCTGCGGTTTTGTCCTGTATTTCGGTGCCCCTGCTATTTCATTGGAATTTTTATTAGAAAGCCCACGCGAAGCAATGACCCAAGGCGGCATTTTCCCATGTATTCTTGGAACCATTGCGCTGTCCTATGGTTCCATGCTTATTGCACTCCCTTGGGGCGTTGCTACTGCGATCTACCTGCATGAATACGCTAAGCCCGGTAAGGTGGTACATATTATACGGCTTGCCATTAACAACCTTGCTGGTGTTCCTTCTGTTGTATTCGGTCTATTCGGTCTTTCGTTATTTGTGACAATGCTCGGCATGGGTGTTTCCTTGCTTGCCGGAATGCTTACGCTGGCTGCGCTTGTTCTTCCGCTTATTATCGGTGCTTCAGAAGAGGCATTGCGGAGCGTATCCCCAACGTATAGAGAAGCGTCTCTCGGGCTGGGTGCTACAAAATGGCAGACTATTTATCGTATTGTTCTTCCTTCCGCTGCGCCGGGCATTCTTACAGGAGCAATTCTTTCTGTCGGACGTGCTGCTGGCGAAACCGCAGCTATCATGTTTACCGCAGCAATGTTTTTCTCACCACTTTTGCCACAATCTATTTTCGACAGTGTAATGGCTTTGCCATACCATATTTATGTACTGGCAACAGCAGGGACTAACATTGAGCAAACAAGGCACTTGCAGTACGGCACTGCGCTTGTACTTATTGCATTAGTTCTCAGCATGAATTTCTTTGCCATTATGCTCCGTTCCCGTATGCAACGTAAGCTTTCATAACGGCTCCTTCAGACTCAGCCTTGTCTATATGTCGTGCCCGCAGATATACTATTTGCGGGCGCTCCCCTATATCCCTTTCCTCGAAAACCCATCGTTAGCATTAACACTTCTCGTGTTATCCGTTGCTACCTGCCAATATTGTGTGTATTTTGAAAAAAAATGCAGGGGGCTGCTATGCCAAATAACAAATATCTTTTGGATGACGTAGATTTTTATGAAATTCGTAACAGAAATGAAAGCCGTGTAATCAAAATTATGAAGAAGGTTATGGAGACCCCTCCATACTACAAGCCTTCTAAAAAAGATCTTTTTGATATCTATGCCCTGTCATTAAATGCGTTACCAGCACGGTACGCACAACAGGGAACAATAGTGCTGCGCGACCCTGTTCGGGATGCGGAAATTGAAGATGCCGTCCGTAAGGCATTTGCCATTGTGGTAGAAAATCCAAAAGTGTAGTTGAGAATTACTTATGATCTCCATCGATACCCATATTCACACAAAATATTCCCACGGCAAAGCGACACCTCAAGAAATGTATAATGCTGCCCTTGAAAAAGGCTTGAAGGTGTTCGGCTTTTCGGAACATTCAGCACGTCCGTCCGGTATGGATTACCCCCGTGAATATCGGGAGCATCTGGCAGCACATTGGGACATCTATATCGAACAGGTAACCGCCTTAAAAAATAATAATGACGGCGTTACTGTTCTACTAGGTATTGAGATGGACTGGATGGAGGGGAATGAAGAGTTCATACGTGCAGAGCTTGCGAAAAATTCTTATGACTATGTGCTCTGTGGCATCCATTTTTTAGAAAACTGGGGCTTCGACTACACAAAAGCTGATTGGGAATCCCTTAAAGACGACGAACTGACAGCCATCTACGAAAAATACTTCAACACAATGGTCACCATGGCGCGAACGGGCATTTTTAACACCATCGCACACCCTGATATCATTAAAATCTTTTCTTGCAGCTACTTTTCACAATGGATTGCAACAAAGGAAGCGCAACAGCTGGTGACAGAAGCATTGACTGCGGTACGTGATGCTGGAATGTCTATGGAAATTTCTTCTGCCGGAATCCGTAAACTCTGTCAGGAAATTTACCCATGTGAAACCGTGATGGGAATCGCGAGCAAGCTTGAGCTGCCTATCACCTTCGGTTCCGACGCCCATTCCACTATGTCCGTTGCCTATAGCTTTGACAAACTGGAAGAATACGCGCGACGTTTTGGATACTCCGAAAGTGTTTATTTTAAGAATGGCAAAATGCATTCTCGACCATTTTAACTGATAACCATGCTACATAAAAATTCTACGTTCAATGGTTTCATACAGATTGCTGGTGTGCATGACGTGCAAGAAGCACAGATGCTTGCAGACTGCGGCGTGCATAGCGTCGGACTACCGTTGCGGCTGCCAGTTAATAAAGAAGACCTGACAGAAGGTGAAGCGCGTGACCTGATTAAACAGATTCGTGCCCAGATTCTTCCTGTCTGCATCACATATTTAGACAAAGCAGATGCTATCATTCAATTCTGTAAAGAACTTGATGTTACCCATGTTCAATTACATGGAGAGATTGCAACATCTGAATTGCAAAAACTTGCAGAGCTTGCTCCGCAACTCTTCGTTATTAAATCACTTGTAGTAAAGAGTGATGGAAGCAACAAGGATGCCCTACTCCACACAGTGGATGAAACTGCACTCTATGTTGATGCGTACATTACGGACACCCACAATCCCGCAACCGGAGCAGACGGTGCTACAGGGTTAACGCATGACTGGAACATTTCTGCCCTGCTAGTACAGCACTCACCACATCCTGTCATTCTTGCTGGTGGGCTTACTGCAAATAATGTTGCTGAAGCCATTCTCAACGTAAAGCCAGCAGGCGTAGACGCCCATACAGGCGTTGAAGACTCCTCTGGTAGAAAAAGCCGCCCACTGGTACACTCCTTTGTAAAAGAAGCAGCAAAAGCCTTCGTAAAACTGCGCGATTAATCGCGTCTCTGCCAAGTAATCAGGGCACATGCGGCACTTCTCTCTTCTTGTTAATTACCGTAATTTGCAGTATGTACCCTGCGTGGGTTAAATTTTTTTTATGAGCTGGCAGGCTCAACAGACAAGGAGTAGCAGGATGGATTTTGTTTACTTTTTCATTGGATTATTCGCAGTGCTGGGCGCATTGTACTACATCAAAAAATCAAGCTAAGTACCGTTGTACTTTGCTTCTAGTGGCAAAGTAACCGGTATACCGGTCTATCTGGGACATGAACTTACGTAGTACATGTCCTTTTTTTGTGCTCCGAATCACACCATTACTCTCAATATTTCATTATGGTCTCGCTCTTAGAGCGAGTTTTTTCGTGTTAACAGCTACGCATGCTGTGCCTGTATCGTTTGATTTTATGCTCCACGAAACTCTTTCGTTGTTACAAAAATATCTGCCATGCATTACACAAATTCGATGCAACCAAGTAAAAAAAGACATTACCTTTCGTTATCCTAAGGTATGTTTTATCTTTTTTGTCGCACAGCTGACAGATACAGCAGCATATTGGAATATAATTATCGCATAGCAATGCTGCTTTTTCACTAACTGTAGATGAGGTTTGTAGACTATGTCTCAACAGATTATAACGCCCCATATTCTCCGGCGCGTTATCCAATGTTTTTTTCTTTTTTTCTGTCTTTTTATCGGGTTCCGTTTGTTTCAACACTTCATGTGGGCGACCGGACAATCTTCTGTTTTCGTAGCAAAACCTCCTTCAGTTGAAGCGTTTTTACCTATCAGCGCCCTCATGGCAGCCAAGCAATTTATTCTTCGGCACAAATGGGATATGGTGCACCCCGCAGGATTAACCCTCTTTTTTGCTTTTATCTGGATGTCCTTACTCTTCCGCAAAAGCTTCTGTGGCTACATCTGTCCTGTAGGTTTTGCATCCAACCTTGTTGAGCAATTGGGGCGCAAATTTGGCTTACAAAAAGAGTTACCTGTCAAAGTAGAACGGATTCTCGCTGCACCAAAATACATTTTACTTGCAGGATTTGCCTACTTTATTCTTATCAAAATGAGTGCTCGTCAAATTGAAAGCTTTTTGACACTTCCATACAACTACGTTGCTGACTCTAAAATGCTCGCTTTTTTTATTTCGCCATCAGCAACCACGCTCATTATCTTGGCAAGTATTACGGTGAGTTCACTGTTTATACGTAACTTCTGGTGTCGTTTCTTGTGTCCTTATGGCGCACTGTTAGGATTATGTTCAACCTTCAGCCCAACCGCGATTAAACGTAACCCGGAAGCATGTATTTCGTGCGGCAAATGTAGAAAAATATGTCCATCTGCTATTCATGTTGATGAACGGGAACTTGTTCATTCCCCAGACTGTATAGGCTGCACAGAATGCGTGGGGGTATGTCCTGTACCTGATTGCCTCACCACCAGTTTTTTCAATAAAAAAACACCAGTCGCAATTATTGCTGTGGGGTGCATCTGTGTGTTGCTACTCTTCTATGGCATAGCCGTATTCACTGGACACTGGTACTCCGATGCTCCACCACATATCATTCAAAAATTCCATATGATGATTTTCAACAAATAGCGTTTGAACATATAAAGACCGCAATCTGTTACATACTGATTGCGGTCTTTTCTATGGTATCAAGCGTAACCAGCCTCTAGCAAAACCAAAGCGCCAAAACGTAATTTTTATGCGCAGCAAGCAATAAAACACACACACCGCCATAAGCTTTTCTACACAAAAGGTTGCCTTTTCTCTGGTACGTCTTATACATTCTGGATAAGAAGGTATTCATATTCATTCAGTCAACGATCATTTTCGCAAGGAGACTCGATAACAATGACAAGCAACTTAAAAACAATGATGTTACTCGCGCTGCTTTCCGGTATTATTAT comes from Halodesulfovibrio sp. and encodes:
- the pstA gene encoding phosphate ABC transporter permease PstA codes for the protein MQHMPETSEANNLRHIMQTIMFTLFKVSVAINALALAVICGFVLYFGAPAISLEFLLESPREAMTQGGIFPCILGTIALSYGSMLIALPWGVATAIYLHEYAKPGKVVHIIRLAINNLAGVPSVVFGLFGLSLFVTMLGMGVSLLAGMLTLAALVLPLIIGASEEALRSVSPTYREASLGLGATKWQTIYRIVLPSAAPGILTGAILSVGRAAGETAAIMFTAAMFFSPLLPQSIFDSVMALPYHIYVLATAGTNIEQTRHLQYGTALVLIALVLSMNFFAIMLRSRMQRKLS
- a CDS encoding late competence development ComFB family protein translates to MPNNKYLLDDVDFYEIRNRNESRVIKIMKKVMETPPYYKPSKKDLFDIYALSLNALPARYAQQGTIVLRDPVRDAEIEDAVRKAFAIVVENPKV
- a CDS encoding histidinol-phosphatase produces the protein MISIDTHIHTKYSHGKATPQEMYNAALEKGLKVFGFSEHSARPSGMDYPREYREHLAAHWDIYIEQVTALKNNNDGVTVLLGIEMDWMEGNEEFIRAELAKNSYDYVLCGIHFLENWGFDYTKADWESLKDDELTAIYEKYFNTMVTMARTGIFNTIAHPDIIKIFSCSYFSQWIATKEAQQLVTEALTAVRDAGMSMEISSAGIRKLCQEIYPCETVMGIASKLELPITFGSDAHSTMSVAYSFDKLEEYARRFGYSESVYFKNGKMHSRPF
- a CDS encoding phosphoribosylanthranilate isomerase, whose amino-acid sequence is MLHKNSTFNGFIQIAGVHDVQEAQMLADCGVHSVGLPLRLPVNKEDLTEGEARDLIKQIRAQILPVCITYLDKADAIIQFCKELDVTHVQLHGEIATSELQKLAELAPQLFVIKSLVVKSDGSNKDALLHTVDETALYVDAYITDTHNPATGADGATGLTHDWNISALLVQHSPHPVILAGGLTANNVAEAILNVKPAGVDAHTGVEDSSGRKSRPLVHSFVKEAAKAFVKLRD
- a CDS encoding 4Fe-4S binding protein; translation: MSQQIITPHILRRVIQCFFLFFCLFIGFRLFQHFMWATGQSSVFVAKPPSVEAFLPISALMAAKQFILRHKWDMVHPAGLTLFFAFIWMSLLFRKSFCGYICPVGFASNLVEQLGRKFGLQKELPVKVERILAAPKYILLAGFAYFILIKMSARQIESFLTLPYNYVADSKMLAFFISPSATTLIILASITVSSLFIRNFWCRFLCPYGALLGLCSTFSPTAIKRNPEACISCGKCRKICPSAIHVDERELVHSPDCIGCTECVGVCPVPDCLTTSFFNKKTPVAIIAVGCICVLLLFYGIAVFTGHWYSDAPPHIIQKFHMMIFNK